A section of the Ictalurus punctatus breed USDA103 chromosome 8, Coco_2.0, whole genome shotgun sequence genome encodes:
- the pcdh19 gene encoding protocadherin-19 isoform X3, producing the protein MDFVQVILCFMACWSGAGAVFNLKYTVEEELRAGTKIANVTADAKVAGFALGNRQPFLRVISNSEPRWVNLSPAGLLLTKQKIDRDAVCRQMTKCTISLEVMSNSMEICVIKIEILDVNDNAPRFPTSHIDIEISENAAPGTRFPLEGASDPDSGSNGVQTYSITPNDIFGLEIKTRGDGSKIAELIVEKTLDRETQSHYTFEITAEDGGEPPETGSVQLNIKVIDSNDNNPVFDEPVYTVNVMENAPINTLVIDLNATDPDEGINGEVVYSFINFVSNLTKQMFKIDPKTGVISVNGILDHEELRVHEIDVQAKDLGPNSIPAHCKVIVNVIDVNDNSPEIKLLSENSEMVDVSENAPLGYVIALVRVSDNDSGANGKVQCRLQGNVPFRLNEFESFSTLLVDGRLDREQRDMYNLTILAEDSGYPPLRSSKSFAVKVTDENDNPPYFTKPHYQAMVLENNVPGAFLLAVSARDPDLGMNGTVSYEIIKSEVRGMSVESYVTVNSNGEIYGVRAFNHEDTRTFEFKVSAKDGGDPSLTSNATVRIVVLDVNDNTPVMTTPPLVNGTAEISIPKNAGVGYLVTQIKADDYDEGENGRLTYSISEGDMAYFEIDQINGEVRTTKMFGENAKPSYQITVVAHDHGQTSLSASAYIIIYLSPDLNTQEQIGSVNLSLIFIIALGSIAAILFVTMIFVAVKCKRDNKEIRTYNCSFLYLRRVAEYSYGNQKKSSKKKKLSKNDIRLVPRDMEETDKMNVVSCSSLTSSLNYFDYHQQTLPLGGRRSESTFLNVESQNSRNAAPNHGYHHTFTGQGPQQPDLIINGMPLPETCLIFPWRTIRLPDLTKPEWCDGPLALFLVEELEISCVMITLCFS; encoded by the exons ATGGATTTCGTGCAAGTGATTCTGTGCTTTATGGCGTGCTGGAGCGGCGCAGGAGCCGTTTTCAATCTGAAATACACAGTGGAGGAAGAATTGCGCGCGGGAACGAAAATCGCCAATGTCACTGCGGACGCGAAAGTGGCTGGATTCGCGCTCGGGAATCGGCAGCCTTTTTTGCGAGTAATCTCCAATTCCGAACCGCGATGGGTAAACCTAAGCCCAGCAGGACTGCTCCTCACTAAGCAGAAAATCGATCGCGATGCTGTTTGCCGGCAGATGACGAAGTGCACCATTTCTCTGGAGGTAATGTCCAACTCGATGGAGATATGCGTGATTAAAATCGAGATCCTGGATGTGAACGATAACGCGCCCCGATTCCCCACCAGCCATATCGACATCGAGATCTCGGAAAACGCCGCTCCAGGCACGCGGTTTCCCCTAGAGGGCGCAAGCGATCCGGACTCGGGAAGCAATGGCGTTCAGACTTACTCCATCACCCCCAACGATATTTTCGGCCTGGAGATCAAGACCAGGGGAGACGGATCTAAAATAGCCGAGCTCATAGTAGAAAAAACTCTGGACAGGGAAACACAGTCTCATTATACGTTTGAAATCACGGCCGAGGATGGAGGAGAACCACCAGAGACTGGGAGTGTACAACTTAACATCAAAGTAATTGACTCCAATGATAATAACCCTGTGTTTGATGAGCCCGTTTACACCGTTAATGTGATGGAGAATGCTCCTATAAATACTTTAGTAATAGACTTGAATGCCACTGATCCAGATGAAGGAATAAACGGTGAGGTTGTATactcatttattaattttgtgtCCAATCTGACTAAACAAATGTTCAAAATTGATCCCAAAACTGGCGTCATAAGTGTAAATGGAATTTTAGACCATGAAGAACTGCGTGTGCATGAAATAGATGTTCAAGCCAAAGATCTGGGTCCAAATTCCATTCCAGCTCACTGCAAAGTGATTGTCAATGTAATAGACGTCAATGACAATTCACCAGAAATTAAGCTTTTGTCTGAAAACAGTGAGATGGTAGATGTCAGTGAGAATGCACCTCTTGGATATGTCATCGCATTGGTGAGAGTTTCTGACAATGATTCAGGTGCAAACGGGAAAGTGCAGTGCAGACTGCAGGGCAACGTGCCTTTCAGACTCAATGAGTTTGAGAGCTTCTCCACCTTACTTGTTGATGGCCGACTAGACAGGGAGCAGAGAGATATGTACAATCTTACTATCTTGGCTGAGGATAGTGGTTATCCCCCACTGAGAAGTTCAAAATCTTTTGCAGTTAAAGTAACAGATGAAAATGACAACCCCCCTTATTTCACAAAGCCACATTACCAAGCAATGGTGTTAGAAAATAATGTCCCAGGTGCATTCCTGCTTGCAGTGTCTGCTAGAGATCCTGACCTGGGAATGAATGGCACAGTGTCTTATGAAATCATCAAATCAGAAGTTCGAGGAATGTCAGTGGAGTCATATGTTACTGTAAACTCAAATGGAGAAATTTATGGGGTCAGGGCTTTTAATCATGAAGACACACGGACATTTGAATTTAAGGTCTCTGCCAAAGATGGGGGAGATCCTTCATTAACAAGTAATGCCACTGTGCGAATTGTTGTTCTGGATGTAAATGACAATACACCTGTGATGACGACCCCACCACTCGTTAATGGCACTGCGGAGATTTCCATCCCCAAAAATGCTGGTGTTGGTTATTTGGTTACTCAAATCAAGGCTGATGACTATGATGAGGGAGAAAATGGAAGACTGACATATTCCATCTCAGAGGGAGACATGGCATACTTTGAAATTGACCAGATTAATGGTGAGGTGCGGACCACAAAAATGTTTGGAGAAAACGCCAAACCCTCCTATCAAATCACCGTTGTGGCTCACGACCATGGCCAGACATCTTTATCTGCTTCTGCATACATCATTATCTACCTCTCTCCGGACCTTAACACGCAGGAGCAGATTGGATCAGTAAACCTGtccctcatcttcatcatcgcTCTGGGATCCATTGCTGCTATTTTGTTTGTCACAATGATCTTTGTAGCCGTGAAGTGCAAAAGGGATAACAAGGAAATTCGCACATACAACTGCAG TTTTTTGTACCTGCGCAGGGTGGCGGAGTACTCCTATGGCAACCAGAAGAAgtcaagcaaaaaaaagaaattgagcAAGAATGATATCCGTCTGGTGCCACGAGACATGGAGGAGACAGACAAGATGAATGTGGTGAGCTGCTCATCCCTCACATCCTCTCTCAACTACTTTGACTACCACCAGCAGACACTGCCACTGGGCGGCAGACGCTCTGAGAGTACCTTCCTCAACGTGGAAAGCCAGAACTCAAGAAATGCTGCACCGAACCATGGCTACCACCACACCTTCACTGGGCAGGGCCCACAACAGCCCGACCTAATCATCAACGGCATGCCACTGCCAGAG ACTTGCCTCATTTTCCCTTGGAGAACAATCAGGCTACCTGATCTGACGAAGCCGGAATGGTGTGATGGCCCTCTTGCACTGTTTTTAGTTGAAGAACTAGAGATCTCTTGTGTCATGATTACACTTTGTTTCAGTTGA